In Elaeis guineensis isolate ETL-2024a chromosome 1, EG11, whole genome shotgun sequence, a genomic segment contains:
- the LOC105039699 gene encoding probable allantoate deiminase isoform X6: protein MSWMQDAGLKTWVDQMGNLHGRTDTVNATAETLLIGSHLDTVVDAGKYDGSLGIICAISALKVLRIKGKLEKLYRPVEVIAFSDEEGVRFQSTFLGSAAIAGILPPTALQISDKSGITVQDVLRENSFEATDESLVWVKYNPKSVWGYVEVHIEQGPVLETLGYPLGVVKGIAGQTRLKVEVSGAQGHAGTVPMLMRQDSMAAAAELIVTLETLCKYPDKLFAYDEQCGFFEKESLAGLVCTVGEISCWPSASNVIPGQVNFTVDIRAIDDEARKSVVSEFSNQVYRKCEQRMVNCTIKHKHDAEAAHCDSELTLQLKHATSSALRKMPSDIHGDVPILMSGAGHDAMAMSHLTKQVGMLFVRCRGGISHSPEESVLDDDVWAAGLALLQFLDQHVNQ from the exons ATGAGCTGGATGCAGGATGCTGGATTGAAAAC CTGGGTGGACCAAATGGGCAACCTACATGGTCGAACCGACACAGTTAATGCAACTGCAGAGACGTTATTAATTGGATCTCATTTG GACACTGTTGTTGATGCTGGAAAGTATGATGGGTCATTGGGTATAATTTGTGCAATCTCTGCTTTGAAGGTTTTGAGGATTAAAGGGAAGTTGGAGAAACTTTATAGGCCAGTAGAG GTTATTGCATTCAGCGATGAGGAGGGTGTTAGGTTTCAATCTACCTTTCTAGGAAGTGCTGCTATAGCTGGTATTCTACCTCCAACAGCATTACAAATATCTGATAAGAG TGGCATTACAGTGCAAGATGTTCTTAGAGAAAATTCTTTTGAGGCTACTGATGAAAGCCTTGTTTGGGTCAAGTATAACCCAAAATCAGTCTGGGGTTATGTTGAG GTGCACATTGAACAAGGACCTGTACTGGAAACACTTGGTTATCCCCTTGGTGTTGTGAAAGGGATTGCTGGACAGACAAGATTAAAG GTTGAAGTAAGTGGGGCCCAGGGGCATGCTGGCACAGTTCCAATGTTAATGCGCCAAGATTCAATGGCTGCTGCTGCTGAACTCATTGTAACTTTGGAAACTCTATGTAAATATCCTGATAAGTTGTTCGCTTATGATGAACAATGTGGATTCTTCGAAAAGGAGTCTCTTGCAGGATTGGTCTGCACAGTTGGAGAGATATCTTGCTGGCCAAGTGCAAGCAATGTCATTCCTGGCCAG GTAAATTTTACTGTGGATATAAGAGCAATAGATGATGAGGCAAGAAAATCAGTAGTATCTGAATTTTCTAACCAGGTTTATCGAAAATGTGAGCAGCGGATGGTTAATTGTACCATTAAGCATAAG CATGATGCAGAGGCAGCCCACTGTGACTCGGAATTAACTCTGCAGCTTAAACACGCAACGAGTTCAGCTCTGAGGAAGATGCCAAGTGACATTCATGGTGACGTGCCTATCCTAATGAGTGGAGCAGGACATGATGCTATGGCGATGTCTCATTTAACCAAG CAGGTTGGCATGTTGTTTGTTCGTTGTCGAGGAGGTATTAGTCATTCTCCTGAAGAATCTGTATTAGATGATGATGTTTGGGCTGCTGGTCTCGCACTCCTCCAGTTTCTTGATCAACATGTAAATCAGTAA
- the LOC105039699 gene encoding probable allantoate deiminase isoform X5 → MMISDADGYLERTFLSPGSIRATDLIMSWMQDAGLKTWVDQMGNLHGRTDTVNATAETLLIGSHLDTVVDAGKYDGSLGIICAISALKVLRIKGKLEKLYRPVEVIAFSDEEGVRFQSTFLGSAAIAGILPPTALQISDKSGITVQDVLRENSFEATDESLVWVKYNPKSVWGYVEVHIEQGPVLETLGYPLGVVKGIAGQTRLKVEVSGAQGHAGTVPMLMRQDSMAAAAELIVTLETLCKYPDKLFAYDEQCGFFEKESLAGLVCTVGEISCWPSASNVIPGQVNFTVDIRAIDDEARKSVVSEFSNQVYRKCEQRMVNCTIKHKHDAEAAHCDSELTLQLKHATSSALRKMPSDIHGDVPILMSGAGHDAMAMSHLTKQVGMLFVRCRGGISHSPEESVLDDDVWAAGLALLQFLDQHVNQ, encoded by the exons ATGATG ATATCTGATGCTGATGGTTATCTTGAAAGAACATTCCTAAGTCCAGGCTCTATAAGAGCTACAGATCTTATCATGAGCTGGATGCAGGATGCTGGATTGAAAAC CTGGGTGGACCAAATGGGCAACCTACATGGTCGAACCGACACAGTTAATGCAACTGCAGAGACGTTATTAATTGGATCTCATTTG GACACTGTTGTTGATGCTGGAAAGTATGATGGGTCATTGGGTATAATTTGTGCAATCTCTGCTTTGAAGGTTTTGAGGATTAAAGGGAAGTTGGAGAAACTTTATAGGCCAGTAGAG GTTATTGCATTCAGCGATGAGGAGGGTGTTAGGTTTCAATCTACCTTTCTAGGAAGTGCTGCTATAGCTGGTATTCTACCTCCAACAGCATTACAAATATCTGATAAGAG TGGCATTACAGTGCAAGATGTTCTTAGAGAAAATTCTTTTGAGGCTACTGATGAAAGCCTTGTTTGGGTCAAGTATAACCCAAAATCAGTCTGGGGTTATGTTGAG GTGCACATTGAACAAGGACCTGTACTGGAAACACTTGGTTATCCCCTTGGTGTTGTGAAAGGGATTGCTGGACAGACAAGATTAAAG GTTGAAGTAAGTGGGGCCCAGGGGCATGCTGGCACAGTTCCAATGTTAATGCGCCAAGATTCAATGGCTGCTGCTGCTGAACTCATTGTAACTTTGGAAACTCTATGTAAATATCCTGATAAGTTGTTCGCTTATGATGAACAATGTGGATTCTTCGAAAAGGAGTCTCTTGCAGGATTGGTCTGCACAGTTGGAGAGATATCTTGCTGGCCAAGTGCAAGCAATGTCATTCCTGGCCAG GTAAATTTTACTGTGGATATAAGAGCAATAGATGATGAGGCAAGAAAATCAGTAGTATCTGAATTTTCTAACCAGGTTTATCGAAAATGTGAGCAGCGGATGGTTAATTGTACCATTAAGCATAAG CATGATGCAGAGGCAGCCCACTGTGACTCGGAATTAACTCTGCAGCTTAAACACGCAACGAGTTCAGCTCTGAGGAAGATGCCAAGTGACATTCATGGTGACGTGCCTATCCTAATGAGTGGAGCAGGACATGATGCTATGGCGATGTCTCATTTAACCAAG CAGGTTGGCATGTTGTTTGTTCGTTGTCGAGGAGGTATTAGTCATTCTCCTGAAGAATCTGTATTAGATGATGATGTTTGGGCTGCTGGTCTCGCACTCCTCCAGTTTCTTGATCAACATGTAAATCAGTAA
- the LOC105039699 gene encoding allantoate deiminase 2 isoform X4, whose amino-acid sequence MASLSRKLSSFSLLDGSRALTFSVSILLASLLISGLEVGSGEDGGDELFPAILRDEAVSRINQLGKISDADGYLERTFLSPGSIRATDLIMSWMQDAGLKTWVDQMGNLHGRTDTVNATAETLLIGSHLDTVVDAGKYDGSLGIICAISALKVLRIKGKLEKLYRPVEVIAFSDEEGVRFQSTFLGSAAIAGILPPTALQISDKSGITVQDVLRENSFEATDESLVWVKYNPKSVWGYVEVHIEQGPVLETLGYPLGVVKGIAGQTRLKVEVSGAQGHAGTVPMLMRQDSMAAAAELIVTLETLCKYPDKLFAYDEQCGFFEKESLAGLVCTVGEISCWPSASNVIPGQVNFTVDIRAIDDEARKSVVSEFSNQVYRKCEQRMVNCTIKHKHDAEAAHCDSELTLQLKHATSSALRKMPSDIHGDVPILMSGAGHDAMAMSHLTKVGMLFVRCRGGISHSPEESVLDDDVWAAGLALLQFLDQHVNQ is encoded by the exons ATGGCTTCGCTTTCCCGAAAGCTCtcatctttctcccttcttgatgGTTCCCGAGCTCTAACTTTCTCTGTTTCGATCCTTCTCGCATCCCTTTTAATCTCGG GTTTGGAGGTGGGAAGTGGAGAAGATGGAGGAGATGAACTGTTTCCAGCGATTCTGAGGGACGAGGCAGTGTCTAGAATTAATCAGCTAGGCAAG ATATCTGATGCTGATGGTTATCTTGAAAGAACATTCCTAAGTCCAGGCTCTATAAGAGCTACAGATCTTATCATGAGCTGGATGCAGGATGCTGGATTGAAAAC CTGGGTGGACCAAATGGGCAACCTACATGGTCGAACCGACACAGTTAATGCAACTGCAGAGACGTTATTAATTGGATCTCATTTG GACACTGTTGTTGATGCTGGAAAGTATGATGGGTCATTGGGTATAATTTGTGCAATCTCTGCTTTGAAGGTTTTGAGGATTAAAGGGAAGTTGGAGAAACTTTATAGGCCAGTAGAG GTTATTGCATTCAGCGATGAGGAGGGTGTTAGGTTTCAATCTACCTTTCTAGGAAGTGCTGCTATAGCTGGTATTCTACCTCCAACAGCATTACAAATATCTGATAAGAG TGGCATTACAGTGCAAGATGTTCTTAGAGAAAATTCTTTTGAGGCTACTGATGAAAGCCTTGTTTGGGTCAAGTATAACCCAAAATCAGTCTGGGGTTATGTTGAG GTGCACATTGAACAAGGACCTGTACTGGAAACACTTGGTTATCCCCTTGGTGTTGTGAAAGGGATTGCTGGACAGACAAGATTAAAG GTTGAAGTAAGTGGGGCCCAGGGGCATGCTGGCACAGTTCCAATGTTAATGCGCCAAGATTCAATGGCTGCTGCTGCTGAACTCATTGTAACTTTGGAAACTCTATGTAAATATCCTGATAAGTTGTTCGCTTATGATGAACAATGTGGATTCTTCGAAAAGGAGTCTCTTGCAGGATTGGTCTGCACAGTTGGAGAGATATCTTGCTGGCCAAGTGCAAGCAATGTCATTCCTGGCCAG GTAAATTTTACTGTGGATATAAGAGCAATAGATGATGAGGCAAGAAAATCAGTAGTATCTGAATTTTCTAACCAGGTTTATCGAAAATGTGAGCAGCGGATGGTTAATTGTACCATTAAGCATAAG CATGATGCAGAGGCAGCCCACTGTGACTCGGAATTAACTCTGCAGCTTAAACACGCAACGAGTTCAGCTCTGAGGAAGATGCCAAGTGACATTCATGGTGACGTGCCTATCCTAATGAGTGGAGCAGGACATGATGCTATGGCGATGTCTCATTTAACCAAG GTTGGCATGTTGTTTGTTCGTTGTCGAGGAGGTATTAGTCATTCTCCTGAAGAATCTGTATTAGATGATGATGTTTGGGCTGCTGGTCTCGCACTCCTCCAGTTTCTTGATCAACATGTAAATCAGTAA
- the LOC105039699 gene encoding allantoate deiminase 2 isoform X2, with the protein MASLSRKLSSFSLLDGSRALTFSVSILLASLLISEGLEVGSGEDGGDELFPAILRDEAVSRINQLGKISDADGYLERTFLSPGSIRATDLIMSWMQDAGLKTWVDQMGNLHGRTDTVNATAETLLIGSHLDTVVDAGKYDGSLGIICAISALKVLRIKGKLEKLYRPVEVIAFSDEEGVRFQSTFLGSAAIAGILPPTALQISDKSGITVQDVLRENSFEATDESLVWVKYNPKSVWGYVEVHIEQGPVLETLGYPLGVVKGIAGQTRLKVEVSGAQGHAGTVPMLMRQDSMAAAAELIVTLETLCKYPDKLFAYDEQCGFFEKESLAGLVCTVGEISCWPSASNVIPGQVNFTVDIRAIDDEARKSVVSEFSNQVYRKCEQRMVNCTIKHKHDAEAAHCDSELTLQLKHATSSALRKMPSDIHGDVPILMSGAGHDAMAMSHLTKVGMLFVRCRGGISHSPEESVLDDDVWAAGLALLQFLDQHVNQ; encoded by the exons ATGGCTTCGCTTTCCCGAAAGCTCtcatctttctcccttcttgatgGTTCCCGAGCTCTAACTTTCTCTGTTTCGATCCTTCTCGCATCCCTTTTAATCTCGG AAGGTTTGGAGGTGGGAAGTGGAGAAGATGGAGGAGATGAACTGTTTCCAGCGATTCTGAGGGACGAGGCAGTGTCTAGAATTAATCAGCTAGGCAAG ATATCTGATGCTGATGGTTATCTTGAAAGAACATTCCTAAGTCCAGGCTCTATAAGAGCTACAGATCTTATCATGAGCTGGATGCAGGATGCTGGATTGAAAAC CTGGGTGGACCAAATGGGCAACCTACATGGTCGAACCGACACAGTTAATGCAACTGCAGAGACGTTATTAATTGGATCTCATTTG GACACTGTTGTTGATGCTGGAAAGTATGATGGGTCATTGGGTATAATTTGTGCAATCTCTGCTTTGAAGGTTTTGAGGATTAAAGGGAAGTTGGAGAAACTTTATAGGCCAGTAGAG GTTATTGCATTCAGCGATGAGGAGGGTGTTAGGTTTCAATCTACCTTTCTAGGAAGTGCTGCTATAGCTGGTATTCTACCTCCAACAGCATTACAAATATCTGATAAGAG TGGCATTACAGTGCAAGATGTTCTTAGAGAAAATTCTTTTGAGGCTACTGATGAAAGCCTTGTTTGGGTCAAGTATAACCCAAAATCAGTCTGGGGTTATGTTGAG GTGCACATTGAACAAGGACCTGTACTGGAAACACTTGGTTATCCCCTTGGTGTTGTGAAAGGGATTGCTGGACAGACAAGATTAAAG GTTGAAGTAAGTGGGGCCCAGGGGCATGCTGGCACAGTTCCAATGTTAATGCGCCAAGATTCAATGGCTGCTGCTGCTGAACTCATTGTAACTTTGGAAACTCTATGTAAATATCCTGATAAGTTGTTCGCTTATGATGAACAATGTGGATTCTTCGAAAAGGAGTCTCTTGCAGGATTGGTCTGCACAGTTGGAGAGATATCTTGCTGGCCAAGTGCAAGCAATGTCATTCCTGGCCAG GTAAATTTTACTGTGGATATAAGAGCAATAGATGATGAGGCAAGAAAATCAGTAGTATCTGAATTTTCTAACCAGGTTTATCGAAAATGTGAGCAGCGGATGGTTAATTGTACCATTAAGCATAAG CATGATGCAGAGGCAGCCCACTGTGACTCGGAATTAACTCTGCAGCTTAAACACGCAACGAGTTCAGCTCTGAGGAAGATGCCAAGTGACATTCATGGTGACGTGCCTATCCTAATGAGTGGAGCAGGACATGATGCTATGGCGATGTCTCATTTAACCAAG GTTGGCATGTTGTTTGTTCGTTGTCGAGGAGGTATTAGTCATTCTCCTGAAGAATCTGTATTAGATGATGATGTTTGGGCTGCTGGTCTCGCACTCCTCCAGTTTCTTGATCAACATGTAAATCAGTAA
- the LOC105039699 gene encoding allantoate deiminase 2 isoform X3, giving the protein MASLSRKLSSFSLLDGSRALTFSVSILLASLLISGLEVGSGEDGGDELFPAILRDEAVSRINQLGKISDADGYLERTFLSPGSIRATDLIMSWMQDAGLKTWVDQMGNLHGRTDTVNATAETLLIGSHLDTVVDAGKYDGSLGIICAISALKVLRIKGKLEKLYRPVEVIAFSDEEGVRFQSTFLGSAAIAGILPPTALQISDKSGITVQDVLRENSFEATDESLVWVKYNPKSVWGYVEVHIEQGPVLETLGYPLGVVKGIAGQTRLKVEVSGAQGHAGTVPMLMRQDSMAAAAELIVTLETLCKYPDKLFAYDEQCGFFEKESLAGLVCTVGEISCWPSASNVIPGQVNFTVDIRAIDDEARKSVVSEFSNQVYRKCEQRMVNCTIKHKHDAEAAHCDSELTLQLKHATSSALRKMPSDIHGDVPILMSGAGHDAMAMSHLTKQVGMLFVRCRGGISHSPEESVLDDDVWAAGLALLQFLDQHVNQ; this is encoded by the exons ATGGCTTCGCTTTCCCGAAAGCTCtcatctttctcccttcttgatgGTTCCCGAGCTCTAACTTTCTCTGTTTCGATCCTTCTCGCATCCCTTTTAATCTCGG GTTTGGAGGTGGGAAGTGGAGAAGATGGAGGAGATGAACTGTTTCCAGCGATTCTGAGGGACGAGGCAGTGTCTAGAATTAATCAGCTAGGCAAG ATATCTGATGCTGATGGTTATCTTGAAAGAACATTCCTAAGTCCAGGCTCTATAAGAGCTACAGATCTTATCATGAGCTGGATGCAGGATGCTGGATTGAAAAC CTGGGTGGACCAAATGGGCAACCTACATGGTCGAACCGACACAGTTAATGCAACTGCAGAGACGTTATTAATTGGATCTCATTTG GACACTGTTGTTGATGCTGGAAAGTATGATGGGTCATTGGGTATAATTTGTGCAATCTCTGCTTTGAAGGTTTTGAGGATTAAAGGGAAGTTGGAGAAACTTTATAGGCCAGTAGAG GTTATTGCATTCAGCGATGAGGAGGGTGTTAGGTTTCAATCTACCTTTCTAGGAAGTGCTGCTATAGCTGGTATTCTACCTCCAACAGCATTACAAATATCTGATAAGAG TGGCATTACAGTGCAAGATGTTCTTAGAGAAAATTCTTTTGAGGCTACTGATGAAAGCCTTGTTTGGGTCAAGTATAACCCAAAATCAGTCTGGGGTTATGTTGAG GTGCACATTGAACAAGGACCTGTACTGGAAACACTTGGTTATCCCCTTGGTGTTGTGAAAGGGATTGCTGGACAGACAAGATTAAAG GTTGAAGTAAGTGGGGCCCAGGGGCATGCTGGCACAGTTCCAATGTTAATGCGCCAAGATTCAATGGCTGCTGCTGCTGAACTCATTGTAACTTTGGAAACTCTATGTAAATATCCTGATAAGTTGTTCGCTTATGATGAACAATGTGGATTCTTCGAAAAGGAGTCTCTTGCAGGATTGGTCTGCACAGTTGGAGAGATATCTTGCTGGCCAAGTGCAAGCAATGTCATTCCTGGCCAG GTAAATTTTACTGTGGATATAAGAGCAATAGATGATGAGGCAAGAAAATCAGTAGTATCTGAATTTTCTAACCAGGTTTATCGAAAATGTGAGCAGCGGATGGTTAATTGTACCATTAAGCATAAG CATGATGCAGAGGCAGCCCACTGTGACTCGGAATTAACTCTGCAGCTTAAACACGCAACGAGTTCAGCTCTGAGGAAGATGCCAAGTGACATTCATGGTGACGTGCCTATCCTAATGAGTGGAGCAGGACATGATGCTATGGCGATGTCTCATTTAACCAAG CAGGTTGGCATGTTGTTTGTTCGTTGTCGAGGAGGTATTAGTCATTCTCCTGAAGAATCTGTATTAGATGATGATGTTTGGGCTGCTGGTCTCGCACTCCTCCAGTTTCTTGATCAACATGTAAATCAGTAA
- the LOC105039699 gene encoding allantoate deiminase 2 isoform X1, translating to MASLSRKLSSFSLLDGSRALTFSVSILLASLLISEGLEVGSGEDGGDELFPAILRDEAVSRINQLGKISDADGYLERTFLSPGSIRATDLIMSWMQDAGLKTWVDQMGNLHGRTDTVNATAETLLIGSHLDTVVDAGKYDGSLGIICAISALKVLRIKGKLEKLYRPVEVIAFSDEEGVRFQSTFLGSAAIAGILPPTALQISDKSGITVQDVLRENSFEATDESLVWVKYNPKSVWGYVEVHIEQGPVLETLGYPLGVVKGIAGQTRLKVEVSGAQGHAGTVPMLMRQDSMAAAAELIVTLETLCKYPDKLFAYDEQCGFFEKESLAGLVCTVGEISCWPSASNVIPGQVNFTVDIRAIDDEARKSVVSEFSNQVYRKCEQRMVNCTIKHKHDAEAAHCDSELTLQLKHATSSALRKMPSDIHGDVPILMSGAGHDAMAMSHLTKQVGMLFVRCRGGISHSPEESVLDDDVWAAGLALLQFLDQHVNQ from the exons ATGGCTTCGCTTTCCCGAAAGCTCtcatctttctcccttcttgatgGTTCCCGAGCTCTAACTTTCTCTGTTTCGATCCTTCTCGCATCCCTTTTAATCTCGG AAGGTTTGGAGGTGGGAAGTGGAGAAGATGGAGGAGATGAACTGTTTCCAGCGATTCTGAGGGACGAGGCAGTGTCTAGAATTAATCAGCTAGGCAAG ATATCTGATGCTGATGGTTATCTTGAAAGAACATTCCTAAGTCCAGGCTCTATAAGAGCTACAGATCTTATCATGAGCTGGATGCAGGATGCTGGATTGAAAAC CTGGGTGGACCAAATGGGCAACCTACATGGTCGAACCGACACAGTTAATGCAACTGCAGAGACGTTATTAATTGGATCTCATTTG GACACTGTTGTTGATGCTGGAAAGTATGATGGGTCATTGGGTATAATTTGTGCAATCTCTGCTTTGAAGGTTTTGAGGATTAAAGGGAAGTTGGAGAAACTTTATAGGCCAGTAGAG GTTATTGCATTCAGCGATGAGGAGGGTGTTAGGTTTCAATCTACCTTTCTAGGAAGTGCTGCTATAGCTGGTATTCTACCTCCAACAGCATTACAAATATCTGATAAGAG TGGCATTACAGTGCAAGATGTTCTTAGAGAAAATTCTTTTGAGGCTACTGATGAAAGCCTTGTTTGGGTCAAGTATAACCCAAAATCAGTCTGGGGTTATGTTGAG GTGCACATTGAACAAGGACCTGTACTGGAAACACTTGGTTATCCCCTTGGTGTTGTGAAAGGGATTGCTGGACAGACAAGATTAAAG GTTGAAGTAAGTGGGGCCCAGGGGCATGCTGGCACAGTTCCAATGTTAATGCGCCAAGATTCAATGGCTGCTGCTGCTGAACTCATTGTAACTTTGGAAACTCTATGTAAATATCCTGATAAGTTGTTCGCTTATGATGAACAATGTGGATTCTTCGAAAAGGAGTCTCTTGCAGGATTGGTCTGCACAGTTGGAGAGATATCTTGCTGGCCAAGTGCAAGCAATGTCATTCCTGGCCAG GTAAATTTTACTGTGGATATAAGAGCAATAGATGATGAGGCAAGAAAATCAGTAGTATCTGAATTTTCTAACCAGGTTTATCGAAAATGTGAGCAGCGGATGGTTAATTGTACCATTAAGCATAAG CATGATGCAGAGGCAGCCCACTGTGACTCGGAATTAACTCTGCAGCTTAAACACGCAACGAGTTCAGCTCTGAGGAAGATGCCAAGTGACATTCATGGTGACGTGCCTATCCTAATGAGTGGAGCAGGACATGATGCTATGGCGATGTCTCATTTAACCAAG CAGGTTGGCATGTTGTTTGTTCGTTGTCGAGGAGGTATTAGTCATTCTCCTGAAGAATCTGTATTAGATGATGATGTTTGGGCTGCTGGTCTCGCACTCCTCCAGTTTCTTGATCAACATGTAAATCAGTAA
- the LOC105039700 gene encoding uncharacterized protein has protein sequence MLGVMQKFVLASMIMLVAPIAILYRFNYHIFPGSGQLSVSSQTLLSGFLAVISVNLVIVLYIIMATKEPANHEPQPDPAFLAKAKASINQSGTTRSNHDAQPQEKAE, from the exons ATGTTAGGAGTGATGCAGAAGTTCGTTCTTGCATCCATGATCATGTTGGTGGCTCCAATTGCAATATTGTATCGatttaattatcatatttttccTG GTTCAGGTCAGCTTTCAGTGTCGTCTCAAACACTGTTAAGTGGATTCCTTGCTGTTATATCAGTGAATCTAGTGATTGTACTGTATATCATTATGGCCACGAAGGAACCTGCCAATCATGAGCCCCAGCCAGATCCAGCATTTTTAGCCAAGGCCAAAGCCAGCATTAACCAATCTGGAACCACAAGAAGCAATCATGATGCCCAACCCCAAGAAAAAGCGGAGTAA